A stretch of the Arthrobacter stackebrandtii genome encodes the following:
- a CDS encoding ABC transporter permease → MSLLDELPGAETDTAGADIPQSAKPVSRTRLVFSRLRGMPRFWVGVVGLGAIALWAIFGLVPNAWNYTDLDIYNMGSSPSSLHWFGTSDIGEDIYAQTIVGLRKSLIIGLLVGPLAAIIAGIVGAVAGYLGGWWDRVLVWFIDLLLVLPSLFLFILLSPIFKSLSWVALIFLLAGFGWMIMARVIRAQTRSLRERDFIKAARFMGVDTWTIIRRHILPNVSSLLIIDATLGVGGAILSETTLSFFGFGIQAPDVSLGTLLAAGQSAAATRPWLFIFPAAILVFTVLSASLIGDALRDAVDPTSGANRD, encoded by the coding sequence ATGTCACTCCTTGACGAACTTCCCGGCGCCGAAACCGACACCGCAGGCGCCGACATCCCACAGTCGGCCAAGCCCGTCTCACGCACCCGCCTCGTCTTCTCCCGGCTGCGCGGCATGCCCCGCTTCTGGGTGGGGGTGGTGGGCCTGGGCGCCATTGCCTTGTGGGCCATCTTCGGCCTGGTCCCCAATGCATGGAACTACACGGACCTGGACATCTACAACATGGGCTCCAGCCCCAGCTCCCTGCACTGGTTCGGCACCAGCGACATCGGCGAGGACATTTACGCCCAAACCATCGTGGGCCTGCGCAAGTCGCTCATCATCGGCCTGCTCGTGGGCCCGCTCGCCGCCATCATCGCCGGAATTGTGGGCGCCGTGGCCGGCTACCTGGGCGGCTGGTGGGACCGGGTCCTCGTCTGGTTCATCGACCTGCTCCTTGTCCTGCCCAGCCTGTTCCTGTTCATCCTGCTCAGCCCCATCTTCAAGTCGCTGTCCTGGGTGGCCCTGATCTTCCTGCTCGCCGGCTTCGGCTGGATGATCATGGCCCGCGTGATCCGCGCCCAGACCCGTTCCCTGCGCGAACGCGACTTCATCAAGGCCGCACGCTTCATGGGCGTGGACACCTGGACCATCATCCGCCGCCACATCCTGCCCAACGTCTCCTCCCTCCTGATCATCGACGCCACGCTCGGCGTGGGCGGGGCCATCCTGAGCGAGACCACGCTGAGCTTCTTCGGCTTCGGCATCCAGGCCCCGGACGTCTCGCTCGGCACGCTCCTCGCCGCCGGCCAGTCCGCCGCCGCCACCCGGCCGTGGCTGTTCATCTTCCCCGCCGCCATCCTCGTCTTCACCGTGCTCTCCGCCAGCCTCATCGGCGATGCCCTGCGCGACGCCGTCGACCCCACCTCGGGAGCCAACCGTGACTGA
- a CDS encoding ABC transporter permease: MIGFITKRFINYAILTAIATLSAYALASAILNPAARYLGRNPRPSDETINAILDNLGVNPNTPVIERMWNWIVNLVTQGSLGETIHNTTVVSEIAARAGTSLRLLIIGTIIAAIFGVVLGVWGAVRQYRFSDQAISYGSFTILAIPSFVLGILLMILATMLNNFLGMQLISFTGEYTAGLEGGWWAHFWDRAVHLLLPTISLALMGAAAYSRYQRSAMLDVLSADYIRTARSKGRTRGSAMVRHGVRVALIPMSTYFAYSFATVLAGAAVTELVFSWHGMGEMLVNAITQSDINAFTGAILFNAVLILIAGTLSDVVYAALDPRVRV, from the coding sequence TTGATCGGATTCATCACCAAGCGGTTCATCAACTATGCGATCCTCACCGCCATCGCCACCCTGAGCGCCTACGCCCTGGCCAGCGCCATTCTCAACCCCGCCGCCCGGTACCTCGGACGCAACCCGCGGCCGTCGGATGAGACCATCAACGCGATCCTGGACAACCTGGGCGTCAACCCCAATACGCCCGTCATCGAACGCATGTGGAACTGGATCGTCAACCTGGTCACGCAGGGATCCCTGGGTGAAACCATCCACAACACCACGGTGGTCAGCGAGATCGCGGCCCGCGCCGGAACCAGCCTGCGCCTGCTCATCATCGGCACCATCATCGCCGCCATCTTCGGGGTGGTCCTTGGCGTGTGGGGTGCTGTCCGCCAGTACAGGTTCAGCGACCAGGCCATCTCCTACGGCTCGTTCACCATCCTGGCCATCCCGTCCTTCGTGCTCGGCATCCTGCTGATGATCCTGGCCACCATGCTCAACAACTTCCTGGGCATGCAGCTGATCAGCTTCACCGGCGAATACACGGCCGGGCTGGAGGGCGGCTGGTGGGCACACTTCTGGGACCGGGCGGTCCACCTGCTGCTGCCCACCATCTCCCTGGCCCTCATGGGCGCGGCCGCCTATTCGCGCTACCAGCGCAGCGCCATGCTGGACGTCCTCTCCGCCGACTACATCCGCACCGCCCGCTCCAAGGGCCGCACCCGCGGCTCGGCCATGGTCCGCCACGGCGTGCGCGTGGCCCTGATCCCCATGTCCACGTACTTTGCGTACTCCTTCGCCACGGTCCTGGCGGGAGCCGCCGTGACGGAGCTGGTCTTCAGCTGGCACGGCATGGGGGAGATGCTGGTCAACGCCATCACCCAAAGCGACATCAACGCCTTCACCGGCGCGATCCTGTTCAACGCCGTCCTGATCCTCATCGCCGGCACGCTGTCCGATGTCGTATACGCGGCCCTTGACCCGAGAGTGAGGGTGTAA
- a CDS encoding ABC transporter permease, with the protein MRLSKSAKSILGTITGLVLLFIYAPLLLVVVNSFNADRTFGWPPKGFTLEWWGRAFESTGVREAIVTSLWVAVVSTVISLVLGTLLSLALQRYKFFGREVVNLLVILPIALPGIVTGIALNNMFTTILGVPLSMWTVIIAHATFCMVTVFNNVIARLRRTNARLEEASADLGAGLFTTFWLVTFPQLRSALLAGGLLAFALSFDEIIVTTFTIGAGDTTLPIWILQNLFRPNQAPVVNVVAVVLIVISIVPIWLAQRLSADSVGATTGRKAAKAVVPAA; encoded by the coding sequence ATGCGACTTTCCAAGAGTGCAAAATCCATCCTCGGCACCATCACCGGGCTGGTCCTGCTGTTTATCTATGCACCGTTGCTGCTGGTGGTGGTCAACTCCTTCAACGCCGACAGGACGTTCGGCTGGCCGCCCAAGGGCTTCACCCTGGAATGGTGGGGGCGGGCCTTCGAATCGACAGGCGTCCGCGAGGCCATCGTCACCTCCCTGTGGGTGGCCGTTGTCTCCACCGTCATCTCCCTGGTGCTGGGGACACTGCTCTCCCTGGCCCTGCAGCGCTACAAGTTCTTTGGCCGCGAGGTGGTCAACCTGCTGGTGATCCTGCCGATCGCCCTGCCGGGCATTGTCACCGGCATCGCGCTGAACAACATGTTCACCACCATCCTGGGCGTGCCGCTGAGCATGTGGACCGTGATCATCGCCCACGCAACGTTCTGCATGGTGACGGTGTTCAACAACGTCATCGCCCGGCTGCGCCGCACCAACGCCCGGCTCGAGGAGGCCTCAGCCGACCTGGGCGCAGGCCTGTTCACCACTTTCTGGCTGGTGACGTTCCCGCAACTGCGCTCCGCACTGCTGGCCGGCGGCCTGCTCGCCTTTGCACTGAGCTTCGATGAAATCATCGTCACCACGTTCACCATCGGTGCCGGTGACACCACGCTCCCAATCTGGATCCTGCAGAACCTGTTCCGCCCCAACCAGGCCCCCGTGGTGAACGTGGTTGCCGTGGTGCTGATCGTCATCTCGATTGTGCCCATCTGGCTGGCGCAGCGACTCTCCGCCGATTCCGTAGGTGCCACCACGGGACGCAAGGCAGCCAAGGCGGTGGTGCCCGCCGCATGA
- a CDS encoding ABC transporter permease → MSLQTHPGTKPDPGTLPGPAVVPRAKKNTLSAFLSRAPRIRLAGLLTAPAGWLILVYVAALAALLITALWTVDTFTGKVSTTWTLDNITQVLTDPVYQIITLRTIWIALAVTVIDMVIAIPIAFFIAKVATAHWQKILVIAVLMPLWASYLVKAYAWRNVLADGGLLEWLGAPVGVSSPGYSETAVILTLAYIWLPYMILPIHAGFEKVPDSLLEASSDLGAKPLKTMRLVMLPILVPSIIAGTIFTFSLSLGDYITAQIVGGKTQMLGTVVYANVGAANNLPFASAVSLIPIVIIMVYLFVVRRTGALNNL, encoded by the coding sequence ATGTCATTACAGACGCACCCCGGCACCAAGCCGGACCCGGGCACCTTGCCGGGACCCGCCGTCGTACCCCGGGCCAAAAAGAACACCCTTTCAGCCTTCCTCAGCCGGGCACCCCGGATCCGCCTCGCGGGGCTGCTGACGGCGCCGGCCGGCTGGCTCATCCTGGTGTACGTGGCAGCGCTCGCCGCCCTGCTCATCACGGCGCTGTGGACGGTCGACACCTTCACCGGCAAGGTCTCCACGACCTGGACCCTGGACAACATCACCCAGGTCCTGACCGACCCGGTGTACCAAATCATCACCCTGCGCACCATCTGGATCGCGCTGGCCGTGACCGTGATCGACATGGTCATTGCCATTCCCATCGCATTCTTCATCGCGAAGGTGGCCACGGCGCACTGGCAGAAGATCTTGGTAATCGCAGTGCTGATGCCGCTGTGGGCCAGCTACCTGGTCAAGGCGTACGCGTGGCGGAACGTGCTGGCCGACGGCGGGCTGCTCGAGTGGCTCGGAGCACCCGTGGGCGTCTCCAGCCCCGGCTATTCGGAGACCGCCGTGATCCTGACGCTGGCCTACATCTGGCTGCCGTACATGATCCTGCCCATCCACGCAGGCTTTGAGAAGGTGCCGGATTCGCTGCTGGAGGCCTCCTCCGACCTCGGCGCCAAGCCGCTGAAGACCATGCGCCTGGTCATGCTGCCCATCCTGGTCCCCTCCATCATTGCCGGCACGATCTTCACGTTCTCGCTGTCGCTGGGCGACTACATCACGGCCCAGATTGTGGGCGGGAAGACCCAGATGCTCGGCACCGTGGTGTACGCCAACGTGGGCGCAGCGAACAACCTGCCGTTTGCCTCGGCGGTGTCCCTGATCCCGATCGTGATCATCATGGTCTACCTCTTCGTGGTCCGCCGCACCGGCGCCCTGAACAACCTGTAG
- a CDS encoding ABC transporter substrate-binding protein produces MATKNALKVIGTLAAAALALAACGTTSGGETAKVAESIGDGEGQVSILAWPGYVEDGSNDPNVDWVTQFTADTGCKVSYKPFGTSDEAVTLMRTGQYDVISASGDASLRLVAGGDVQPVNMSLLKNYPDVYPFLKDQAWNTVDGKNYGMPHGWGANLLMYRTDKVSPEPTSWGSVFGGAAEHSGKVTAYDSPIYIADAALYLMKHKPELGIKNPYALDADQLAAAVSLLKEQRTHVGEYWNDVVKEVQSFASGTSVIGTTWQVGANIAQADGAPVETLLPEEGATGWSDTWMIGSKTKNPNCAYKWLDYIASPEANAKVAEYFGESPANPKACELTTDKDHCTTYHSGDAAYAEQIWYWTTPVAKCIDGRTDVKCTDYSEWTKAWTEIKG; encoded by the coding sequence ATGGCAACGAAAAACGCATTGAAGGTCATCGGCACCCTCGCCGCGGCAGCATTGGCACTGGCGGCGTGCGGCACCACCTCCGGCGGGGAAACCGCGAAGGTGGCCGAATCGATCGGCGACGGGGAGGGGCAGGTCTCGATCCTGGCCTGGCCCGGCTATGTGGAGGACGGAAGCAACGACCCCAACGTCGACTGGGTCACCCAGTTCACCGCCGACACCGGCTGCAAGGTCAGCTACAAGCCATTCGGCACCTCGGACGAGGCCGTGACGCTCATGCGCACCGGCCAGTACGACGTCATCTCGGCCTCCGGCGACGCCTCGCTGCGCCTGGTGGCCGGCGGGGACGTGCAGCCCGTGAACATGTCGCTGCTGAAGAACTACCCGGACGTGTACCCGTTCCTGAAGGACCAGGCCTGGAACACCGTGGACGGGAAAAACTACGGCATGCCGCACGGCTGGGGCGCCAACCTGCTGATGTACCGCACCGACAAGGTCAGCCCGGAGCCCACCTCCTGGGGCTCCGTGTTTGGCGGCGCCGCAGAACACTCCGGCAAGGTCACCGCCTACGACTCGCCCATCTACATCGCCGACGCCGCACTGTACCTCATGAAGCACAAGCCCGAGCTGGGCATCAAGAACCCCTACGCGCTCGACGCCGACCAGCTCGCCGCCGCCGTCTCCCTGCTCAAGGAGCAGCGCACCCACGTGGGCGAGTACTGGAACGACGTGGTGAAGGAAGTCCAGTCCTTCGCCTCCGGGACCTCCGTCATCGGCACCACCTGGCAGGTGGGCGCCAACATTGCCCAGGCCGACGGTGCGCCCGTTGAGACGCTGCTTCCCGAAGAGGGTGCCACCGGCTGGTCCGACACCTGGATGATCGGCTCCAAGACCAAGAACCCCAACTGCGCGTACAAGTGGCTCGACTACATCGCCAGCCCCGAGGCCAACGCCAAGGTGGCCGAGTACTTCGGTGAGTCGCCGGCCAACCCCAAGGCCTGCGAGCTGACCACAGACAAGGACCACTGCACCACCTACCACTCCGGTGATGCCGCCTACGCCGAGCAGATCTGGTACTGGACCACCCCCGTGGCCAAGTGCATCGACGGACGCACCGACGTCAAGTGCACCGACTACTCCGAATGGACCAAGGCCTGGACGGAGATCAAGGGCTGA
- a CDS encoding ABC transporter ATP-binding protein: protein MSHSTSSLPQGTAGPAGAAAPGRRTAEAVPAIRLRNLTKTFGAKGFGETKAVDGVDLDIHQGEFFSMLGPSGSGKTTVLRLIAGFELPTSGTIELEGQDVSGKAPFQRDVNTVFQDYALFPHMSLVDNVAYGLRVRGMGRAERRERAVEALERVQLGKFMARKPSQLSGGQRQRVALARALVVEPKVLLLDEPLGALDLKLRQQMQIELKELQRSLGITFIFVTHDQEEALTMSDRIGVFNNGKLAQIGTAHEIYQRPTGAFVANFVGTSNLFGSESATALYGRSSQFVLRPERLTVHWDGLNAKHDGVTSLPGTVTSLVYVGHATQVRVALEGGTAVVVLAGNDLPDEQTLVGKAVAVSWADNDAVWLPDAA, encoded by the coding sequence ATGAGCCACAGCACCTCCTCCCTTCCGCAGGGAACTGCCGGGCCCGCCGGGGCTGCGGCGCCTGGCCGCCGCACGGCCGAGGCGGTCCCCGCCATCCGGCTGCGCAACCTCACCAAGACGTTTGGCGCGAAGGGCTTCGGCGAAACCAAGGCCGTCGACGGCGTCGACCTTGACATCCACCAGGGCGAGTTCTTCTCCATGCTGGGCCCCTCCGGCTCCGGCAAGACCACGGTGCTGCGCCTCATTGCCGGCTTCGAGCTCCCCACCTCCGGCACCATCGAGCTGGAAGGACAGGACGTCAGCGGCAAGGCCCCGTTCCAGCGCGATGTCAACACCGTCTTCCAGGACTACGCGCTCTTCCCGCACATGTCCCTCGTGGACAACGTCGCCTACGGGCTGCGGGTCCGCGGCATGGGCCGGGCCGAGCGCCGCGAGCGCGCCGTCGAGGCACTCGAGCGCGTCCAGCTCGGCAAGTTCATGGCGCGCAAGCCCTCCCAGCTCTCCGGCGGGCAGCGCCAGCGCGTCGCACTTGCCCGGGCACTCGTCGTCGAACCCAAGGTGCTCCTGCTCGACGAACCGCTTGGCGCCCTGGACCTCAAGCTCCGCCAGCAGATGCAGATCGAGCTCAAGGAACTGCAGCGCAGCCTCGGCATCACCTTCATCTTCGTCACGCACGACCAGGAGGAAGCCCTCACCATGAGCGACCGCATCGGCGTGTTCAACAACGGAAAGCTGGCCCAGATCGGGACGGCCCACGAGATTTACCAGCGCCCTACAGGAGCGTTTGTGGCCAACTTTGTCGGCACCTCCAACCTCTTTGGCTCGGAGTCGGCCACCGCCCTCTACGGCCGCAGCAGCCAGTTTGTGCTCCGGCCCGAACGGCTCACCGTCCACTGGGACGGCCTCAATGCCAAGCACGACGGCGTCACCTCCCTCCCCGGCACCGTCACCTCACTGGTTTATGTGGGGCACGCAACGCAGGTGAGGGTTGCGCTGGAAGGCGGGACCGCCGTCGTGGTCCTGGCGGGCAACGACCTGCCGGACGAGCAGACCCTCGTCGGCAAGGCCGTGGCGGTGAGCTGGGCTGACAATGACGCCGTCTGGCTCCCCGACGCAGCGTGA
- a CDS encoding FadR/GntR family transcriptional regulator produces the protein MSLSPLGASRSLAAVFTPIKSGGLVDEVCRRIELAVESGLLASGQRLPNEIELAAALGVSAVTAREALSQLRGQGLIRTTRGRSGGSFVTENSFPSAGRAREKLLGLTRLQITDLGLHFQAIAVACAGVAARRSSTEDVEALRQYIRPETAAGESATAFAWRLSAAEFLLELASVARSARLARELLHLQADVGTMTLLPFEDPGFCEKTAAMNHAITEAVATHDSEAAEARTKELTTATTNWLLAEHSDSQNKH, from the coding sequence TTGTCCCTGTCCCCGCTTGGCGCATCCCGCAGCCTGGCCGCCGTCTTCACACCGATCAAGTCCGGCGGACTGGTCGATGAGGTGTGCCGGCGCATAGAACTTGCGGTTGAGTCGGGGCTGCTGGCCAGCGGACAGCGGCTGCCGAACGAGATTGAGCTGGCCGCGGCGCTGGGCGTCTCCGCCGTGACGGCGCGGGAGGCGCTGTCGCAGCTGCGCGGGCAGGGCCTGATCCGCACCACGCGCGGGCGCAGCGGCGGCAGCTTCGTCACGGAGAATTCCTTCCCCTCCGCGGGGCGGGCGAGGGAAAAGCTGCTGGGGCTGACCCGCCTGCAGATCACCGACCTCGGGCTGCACTTCCAGGCCATCGCCGTGGCCTGCGCCGGGGTCGCGGCCCGGCGCTCAAGCACCGAGGACGTCGAGGCGCTGCGCCAGTACATCCGGCCCGAAACCGCGGCAGGTGAATCCGCCACGGCCTTTGCCTGGCGGCTGTCCGCTGCAGAATTCCTGCTGGAACTGGCCTCCGTGGCCCGCTCCGCCAGGCTGGCCCGCGAACTCCTGCACCTGCAGGCGGACGTGGGCACCATGACCTTGCTGCCCTTCGAAGACCCGGGGTTTTGCGAGAAGACGGCGGCCATGAACCACGCCATCACCGAGGCCGTCGCCACCCACGATTCCGAGGCTGCCGAAGCACGCACCAAGGAATTGACCACCGCCACCACCAACTGGCTGCTGGCAGAACACTCCGACAGCCAGAACAAGCACTGA
- a CDS encoding cache domain-containing protein: protein MTAGVGELAALIAGLEEKLGQWAESTSEWLGTAGKATGTAIDKFIRPTVLGFMHEAGGLVAGAGFVAAAGLLGEDRSYIAWWQGGDMERVDALANFSPQSMSRYTKAEWFKVPMATGQPHVTGPYIDLLCTDEYVLTFTHPIFRDGTLAGVVGMDVTAQSLERAALATLRGIGPRAALVNAGGRSIVSAAPDVDAGDIVRPADGALRHAVGRQFTIYSATT, encoded by the coding sequence ATGACTGCAGGAGTTGGGGAACTGGCAGCGTTGATCGCAGGCCTGGAAGAAAAGCTGGGACAGTGGGCCGAGTCCACCAGCGAATGGCTGGGCACGGCCGGCAAGGCCACCGGAACGGCCATCGACAAGTTCATCCGCCCCACCGTGCTGGGTTTCATGCACGAGGCCGGCGGACTTGTGGCGGGCGCCGGCTTTGTGGCCGCCGCCGGGCTGCTGGGTGAGGACCGCAGCTACATCGCCTGGTGGCAGGGCGGGGACATGGAACGGGTGGACGCGCTGGCCAACTTCAGCCCCCAGTCCATGAGCCGCTACACCAAGGCTGAATGGTTCAAGGTGCCCATGGCCACGGGCCAGCCACACGTCACCGGCCCCTACATCGACCTCCTGTGCACGGACGAGTACGTGCTGACCTTCACCCACCCCATTTTCAGGGACGGCACCCTCGCCGGGGTGGTCGGCATGGACGTGACGGCCCAGTCCCTGGAACGGGCGGCACTGGCAACGCTGCGCGGCATCGGCCCCCGCGCCGCGCTGGTGAACGCGGGAGGGCGCAGCATCGTCAGCGCCGCGCCCGATGTCGATGCCGGGGACATCGTCCGACCGGCCGACGGCGCGCTCCGGCATGCGGTGGGCCGACAGTTCACCATCTATTCCGCCACCACATAA
- the idi gene encoding isopentenyl-diphosphate Delta-isomerase: MGENVELVRLLDEGGNEIGTADKSVVHTADTPLHLAFSCHLFDAQGRTLLTRRALSKVTWPGVWTNSFCGHPAPGESFEDAIIRRAAVELNIIVSNIQPALPDFRYRATDVTGIVENEICPVFTAVYEGDGDISPNPDEVADWGWSDVVDVEEAVSAVPFAFSPWIVEQIAGGIYTGGRLQS, translated from the coding sequence ATGGGTGAAAACGTTGAACTTGTCAGGCTGCTCGATGAAGGCGGAAACGAGATCGGCACAGCCGACAAGTCAGTGGTCCACACCGCCGACACTCCGCTGCACCTGGCATTTTCCTGCCACCTTTTTGATGCCCAGGGCCGGACGCTGCTGACCCGCCGGGCACTGTCCAAGGTGACGTGGCCGGGTGTCTGGACTAACTCCTTCTGCGGCCACCCGGCGCCGGGCGAGAGTTTCGAGGACGCCATCATCCGCCGCGCCGCCGTGGAGCTGAACATCATCGTGAGCAACATCCAGCCCGCACTGCCGGACTTCCGCTACCGCGCCACGGATGTCACGGGCATCGTTGAGAATGAGATTTGCCCGGTGTTCACGGCCGTTTATGAGGGCGACGGCGACATCTCGCCCAATCCCGACGAGGTCGCCGACTGGGGATGGTCCGACGTCGTCGATGTCGAGGAAGCCGTGTCGGCGGTCCCCTTTGCGTTCAGCCCGTGGATTGTGGAGCAGATCGCCGGGGGAATCTACACCGGCGGACGCCTGCAGTCATAG
- a CDS encoding SDR family NAD(P)-dependent oxidoreductase — translation MPRTTVITGASDGIGAAAAKMLAYPGDTLVLVGRSPSKTKAIAEELDADYFLADFTELSQVRALAAALAEKYPRIDVLANNAGGIMGHRELTVDGHEKTFQVNHLAPFLLTTLLIDRLAASRATIINTSSAAHKAMARFDIDDLDAEKRYGTNAAYGNAKLANVLFTKELHRRHGDHGVNAAAFHPGVVGSNFSAESTRAVKLTYGGLAKRFMLSPEQGADTLVWLATTQPGIDWEPGEYYARRKPAKTSRLAQDRALAVQLWEHSAAMVDG, via the coding sequence ATGCCACGCACAACAGTCATCACAGGTGCCAGCGACGGGATCGGCGCCGCGGCAGCAAAAATGCTGGCCTACCCCGGGGACACTCTCGTGCTGGTGGGCCGTTCGCCGTCGAAGACCAAAGCCATCGCGGAAGAGCTGGACGCAGACTATTTTCTGGCCGACTTCACCGAGCTGTCGCAGGTGCGGGCGCTCGCAGCCGCCCTGGCGGAAAAGTACCCGCGGATTGACGTCCTGGCCAACAACGCCGGCGGCATCATGGGGCACCGCGAGCTGACGGTCGACGGCCATGAGAAGACGTTCCAGGTAAACCACCTGGCACCGTTCCTGCTGACCACCTTGCTGATTGACCGGCTGGCGGCGTCGAGGGCCACCATCATCAACACCTCCAGCGCCGCGCACAAGGCCATGGCCAGGTTTGACATCGACGACCTCGACGCCGAAAAACGCTACGGAACCAACGCAGCCTACGGCAATGCGAAGCTGGCCAACGTCCTGTTCACGAAGGAACTGCACCGCCGCCACGGCGACCACGGAGTCAACGCCGCGGCATTCCACCCCGGCGTGGTGGGCAGCAACTTTTCCGCCGAGTCGACCAGGGCCGTCAAGCTCACCTACGGCGGGCTGGCCAAGAGATTCATGCTGTCCCCGGAGCAGGGGGCGGACACGCTTGTCTGGCTCGCAACCACGCAGCCGGGCATCGACTGGGAACCGGGGGAATACTACGCCCGGCGCAAACCGGCCAAGACGAGCAGGCTGGCGCAGGACCGTGCCCTCGCGGTGCAACTGTGGGAGCACAGCGCCGCCATGGTGGACGGCTGA